From Deltaproteobacteria bacterium, a single genomic window includes:
- a CDS encoding amidohydrolase, translating to MTSAIDYMLISTDDHIIEPPDVWHGRLEAKYQSRAPQIVELDGEERWVFEDQKLINTGLSVMAGKKYEDYNPKAARFADMRPGCYDPKERLKDMDLDGIEAQVLFPSTPGMAGQTFSEANDKELALRCLQTYNDWLADSWCAPNPRRLIGQTIVPLWDMRLAVAEFQRGLRLGHKALSMPNDPQSMGYPRLSDRYWDPLWDTVEEAGVPVSMHIASGTQKRWFPLTPGEGSPATVFITVGPTANFTVIADMIFSGLLHRHPKLRFVSAEGGIGWIGYLLQRADEVYHKHRHWSKPPITEKPSFYFRRQIFANFLDDAVGITARHHIGVDNLMFEVDYPHSDTTFPNSRRIASERFSEVPAGEARKIFRDNAIRLFKLDLA from the coding sequence ATGACCAGCGCGATCGACTATATGCTGATTTCAACCGATGACCACATCATCGAGCCGCCAGACGTGTGGCACGGGCGGTTGGAGGCCAAGTACCAGTCGCGCGCGCCGCAGATCGTCGAGCTCGACGGCGAGGAGCGTTGGGTCTTCGAGGACCAGAAGCTGATCAACACCGGGCTGTCAGTGATGGCCGGGAAGAAGTACGAAGACTACAACCCGAAGGCGGCGCGCTTCGCCGACATGCGACCCGGCTGCTACGATCCCAAGGAACGGCTCAAGGATATGGACCTCGACGGCATCGAGGCGCAAGTGCTGTTCCCGAGCACGCCCGGCATGGCCGGGCAGACGTTTTCCGAAGCCAACGACAAGGAGCTGGCGCTACGCTGCCTGCAAACTTACAACGACTGGCTCGCCGATAGCTGGTGCGCGCCGAATCCGCGGCGGCTGATCGGGCAGACGATCGTGCCGCTGTGGGATATGAGGCTGGCGGTCGCCGAGTTCCAGCGCGGCTTGAGGCTCGGTCACAAGGCGCTCTCAATGCCGAACGATCCGCAGAGTATGGGCTATCCGCGGTTGTCCGACCGGTACTGGGACCCGCTGTGGGACACAGTCGAAGAGGCGGGCGTCCCGGTGTCGATGCACATCGCCTCGGGGACACAGAAGCGCTGGTTCCCACTCACACCGGGTGAGGGCTCGCCGGCAACAGTATTCATCACGGTCGGACCGACAGCCAATTTCACCGTCATTGCCGACATGATCTTCAGCGGCCTGTTACACCGCCACCCAAAGCTGCGTTTCGTCTCCGCGGAAGGCGGCATCGGTTGGATCGGCTATCTGCTGCAACGCGCGGACGAGGTCTATCACAAGCATCGCCACTGGAGTAAGCCGCCGATCACCGAGAAGCCGAGTTTCTACTTTCGCCGGCAGATCTTCGCCAACTTCCTCGACGACGCCGTCGGAATCACGGCGCGCCACCACATCGGCGTCGACAATCTGATGTTCGAGGTCGACTATCCGCACAGCGACACGACCTTCCCGAACTCGCGCCGGATCGCGAGCGAGCGCTTCAGCGAGGTGCCGGCCGGCGAGGCCCGCAAGATCTTTCGCGACA